TTCTACTATTAAACAAGGATTAATTTTAAAAAGTTTTTCTCTATCTGAAGCATCGGAAGTCACACACACATCTGGGTGATAAAATACATCAAGCGCTTCGATTTTGACTTTCATATCTGATGAAAAGACTCGGCAGCTTTTACCTAGTAAATGTCCTCGCAATCGAGTTAATATATTTCCCGTTATTATTTTACTCTTTTCACTGTTTGCTACTGTTGCATATACTTGCCCAGCAATGTATTCATGGTGAACTACGCTTTCCAGTTCAAGTTGCAGATATTCTTCTACTGTTAGATGTAAAATTTTGGCTTTAGTATACATATTTTCACACCCCTATACCATATAACTTATTGGTGTTGCTGAATTGGGCGTGAATGAGCATAG
Above is a genomic segment from Tolypothrix sp. NIES-4075 containing:
- a CDS encoding Uma2 family endonuclease gives rise to the protein MYTKAKILHLTVEEYLQLELESVVHHEYIAGQVYATVANSEKSKIITGNILTRLRGHLLGKSCRVFSSDMKVKIEALDVFYHPDVCVTSDASDREKLFKINPCLIVEIISPETERIHRNEKLMNYQQIKSLQEYVLISESEKQVDIYRKYNHQTWFLEQFFSTDIMKLSSVGLEMAIAEIYEDVKF